Part of the Pedobacter roseus genome is shown below.
TTGGTCATGCTTGTATACTTATCGAATTTAATAATATCAGCATCTTAGTTGATCCATTGATAAGCTATTACGGCTATGAATCGAAAATTAATCACTATTCAGATATGGATCTGCCAGAAGAAATCGATTATGTTCTTATAACCCATAATCATCAAGACCATATTCTCTTTGAAACTTTATTGCCCCTTAGACATAAAATTAAAAATATAATTGTCCCTTCTACAAATTCTGGTTCCCTACAAGATCCCAACTTGAAATATGCATTCAATGCTGTTGGATTTACTAATGTGATTGAGGTTGACAATATGGAGCAAATTAATTTGGGGAATTGCGTAATAACTGGAGTCCCCTTCACAGGAGAACATAGTGACTTAAATATCATTGCGAAGACTTGCTATCATGTTTCGGTTGATGATTTTAGTTTCCTCTTTGTGGCAGATTCTAGAATTGTAGAGCCAAAGATATACGAGCATATTTACAAAACATTAGGTAACATTGATGTGATTTTCCTTGGTATGGAGTGTGATGGAGCTCCGTTATCGTGGCTGTATGGGCCATTGCTGACTCAAGACCTAGCCAGAGATAAAGATCAGTCAAGAAGACTTTCAGGCTCTGATGCGGAAAAAGGTATGAGTCTTGTCAATATTTTTAATCCCAAAGAAGTTTATGTATATGCAATGGGCCAAGAACCTTGGTTGGAATTTATCAGCAGTATAAAATATACTCCCGAATCCAATCCCATTATTCAATCGGATATTCTTATTAAAGAATGTGAATCAGCAGGGATAATTGCAGAGAGGCTCTTTGGAGAAAAAGAAATATTTTATTCAACGGTATCTCAAAATAAATAAAAATATTTCAACATTTTATTGAGAACCATTCGCTGTGACTATTACATAAAGAGTATAATATTTTACATTGAACATTAAAATCCTTAAGTAGTGGGTTATGCAAAAAGAAAAAAGATTTAGACGAATATTTAATTCGTTGTCTTATCTAGTGAAGTTTTTCAGAATGGTTTGGGAAACCAGTCCAAAGTTGATGATTGCAAATTCCTTTTTAAGGGTT
Proteins encoded:
- a CDS encoding MBL fold metallo-hydrolase: MKNTTYLKPNVVIEPLISRWYAWSHLISPATAAMNVVNRHLKIMNSYIQAPQIHEAAVSNPKMLGGPFMDYRPRRVDEVKVLRDETLSIQGNLIELASAIKELDQMLKDNAKGFSVEELYSNVPELLKGYVELVYDLNNNPSYRIFESLLYKSVFYNEETQSIALWLTDNDERPFCLSTARLDDPDTIHLNLPLKHPNIDLLSKMKRYPNDLAEIFSLFEIPDEKQALFNSLFTEQAPPPYKKYSGEKARMRYFGHACILIEFNNISILVDPLISYYGYESKINHYSDMDLPEEIDYVLITHNHQDHILFETLLPLRHKIKNIIVPSTNSGSLQDPNLKYAFNAVGFTNVIEVDNMEQINLGNCVITGVPFTGEHSDLNIIAKTCYHVSVDDFSFLFVADSRIVEPKIYEHIYKTLGNIDVIFLGMECDGAPLSWLYGPLLTQDLARDKDQSRRLSGSDAEKGMSLVNIFNPKEVYVYAMGQEPWLEFISSIKYTPESNPIIQSDILIKECESAGIIAERLFGEKEIFYSTVSQNK